A portion of the Camelus ferus isolate YT-003-E chromosome 16, BCGSAC_Cfer_1.0, whole genome shotgun sequence genome contains these proteins:
- the SRSF1 gene encoding serine/arginine-rich splicing factor 1 isoform X2, translating into MSGGGVIRGPAGNNDCRIYVGNLPPDIRTKDIEDVFYKYGAIRDIDLKNRRGGPPFAFVEFEDPRDAEDAVYGRDGYDYDGYRLRVEFPRSGRGTGRGGGGGGGGGAPRGRYGPPSRRSENRVVVSGLPPSGSWQDLKDHMREAGDVCYADVYRDGTGVVEFVRKEDMTYAVRKLDNTKFRSHETYLKRWIKNALD; encoded by the exons ATGTCGGGAGGTGGTGTGATTCGTGGCCCGGCAGGGAACAACGATTGCCGCATCTACGTGGGTAACTTACCTCCAGACATCCGAACCAAGGACATTGAGGACGTGTTCTACAAATACGGTGCTATTCGCGACATCGATCTGAAGAATCGCCGCGGAGGACCGCCCTTCGCCTTCGTTGAGTTCGAGGACCCGCG AGACGCGGAAGACGCTGTGTATGGTCGCGACGGCTATGATTACGATGGATACCGTCTGCGGGTGGAGTTTCCTCGAAGTGGCCGTGGTACAGGCCGAGGCGGCGGCGGGGGTGGAGGTGGCGGGGCTCCTCGAGGCCGCTATGGCCCCCCATCCAGGCGTTCTGAAAACAGAGTGGTTGTCTCTG GACTGCCTCCAAGTGGAAGCTGGCAGGATTTGAAGGATCACATGCGTGAAGCAGGTGATGTATGTTATGCTGATGTTTACCGAGATGGCACTGGTGTCGTGGAGTTTGTACGGAAAGAAGATATGACCTATGCAGTTCGAAAACTGGATAACACTAAGTTTAGATCTCATGAG ACATATCTGAAGAGATGGATTAAGAATGCTTTGGATTAA
- the SRSF1 gene encoding serine/arginine-rich splicing factor 1 isoform X1, which produces MSGGGVIRGPAGNNDCRIYVGNLPPDIRTKDIEDVFYKYGAIRDIDLKNRRGGPPFAFVEFEDPRDAEDAVYGRDGYDYDGYRLRVEFPRSGRGTGRGGGGGGGGGAPRGRYGPPSRRSENRVVVSGLPPSGSWQDLKDHMREAGDVCYADVYRDGTGVVEFVRKEDMTYAVRKLDNTKFRSHEGETAYIRVKVDGPRSPSYGRSRSRSRSRSRSRSRSNSRSRSYSPRRSRGSPRYSPRHSRSRSRT; this is translated from the exons ATGTCGGGAGGTGGTGTGATTCGTGGCCCGGCAGGGAACAACGATTGCCGCATCTACGTGGGTAACTTACCTCCAGACATCCGAACCAAGGACATTGAGGACGTGTTCTACAAATACGGTGCTATTCGCGACATCGATCTGAAGAATCGCCGCGGAGGACCGCCCTTCGCCTTCGTTGAGTTCGAGGACCCGCG AGACGCGGAAGACGCTGTGTATGGTCGCGACGGCTATGATTACGATGGATACCGTCTGCGGGTGGAGTTTCCTCGAAGTGGCCGTGGTACAGGCCGAGGCGGCGGCGGGGGTGGAGGTGGCGGGGCTCCTCGAGGCCGCTATGGCCCCCCATCCAGGCGTTCTGAAAACAGAGTGGTTGTCTCTG GACTGCCTCCAAGTGGAAGCTGGCAGGATTTGAAGGATCACATGCGTGAAGCAGGTGATGTATGTTATGCTGATGTTTACCGAGATGGCACTGGTGTCGTGGAGTTTGTACGGAAAGAAGATATGACCTATGCAGTTCGAAAACTGGATAACACTAAGTTTAGATCTCATGAG GGAGAAACTGCCTACATCCGGGTTAAAGTTGATGGGCCCAGAAGTCCAAGTTATGGAAGATCTCGATCTCGAAGCCGTAGTCGTAGCAGAAGCCGTAGCAGAAGCAACAGCAGGAGTCGCAGTTATTCCCCAAGGAGAAGCAGAGGATCACCACGCTATTCTCCCCGTCATAGCAGATCTCGCTCTCGTACATAA